The Carnobacterium sp. 17-4 genome has a window encoding:
- a CDS encoding HU family DNA-binding protein, giving the protein MANKAELIENVATSTGLTKKDATSAVDAVFESIQTSLSEGEKVQIIGFGNFEVRDRAARKGRNPQTGEEIQIAASKVPAFKPGKALKDAVK; this is encoded by the coding sequence ATGGCTAACAAAGCAGAATTAATCGAAAACGTTGCGACTTCAACAGGACTTACTAAAAAAGATGCAACTTCAGCAGTAGATGCTGTTTTTGAATCAATTCAAACTTCATTAAGTGAAGGTGAAAAAGTTCAAATTATTGGTTTTGGTAACTTTGAAGTTCGCGATCGTGCTGCACGTAAAGGTCGTAACCCTCAAACAGGGGAAGAAATCCAAATTGCTGCAAGCAAAGTACCTGCATTTAAACCAGGTAAAGCTCTTAAAGACGCAGTTAAATAA
- the der gene encoding ribosome biogenesis GTPase Der, translating into MAKPVVAIVGRPNVGKSTIFNRIVGERISIVEDVSGVTRDRIYAPAEWLGKEFNVIDTGGIDLGDEPFLEQIKYQAEIAMDEADVIIFITSVKEHITDADENVAKILYRTNKPVLLAVNKVDNPEMRNDIFDFYSLGLGEPFPISGSHGLGIGDLLDAAISHFPEEQEEEYDDSVIKFSLIGRPNVGKSSLVNAILGEDRVIVSSIAGTTRDAIDTAFVGEDGTEFVMIDTAGMRKKGKVYENTERYSVLRALRAIERSDVVLCVLNAEEGIREQDKKVAGYAHEAGKGIIIVVNKWDTLEKDNHTMKAFEEQIRSEFLYLSYAPIIFVSALTKQRLNKLPEIIERVSMNQNLRIQSATLNEVILDAVAMNPTPTDKGKRLRIYYATQVAVKPPTFVVFVNEPEMMHFSYARFLENRIRDAFTFEGTPIHLIVRRRK; encoded by the coding sequence ATGGCAAAACCAGTTGTAGCCATCGTTGGTCGCCCTAACGTAGGAAAATCAACTATTTTTAATCGTATTGTTGGAGAGCGTATCTCAATTGTAGAAGACGTATCAGGAGTAACCCGTGATCGTATTTATGCACCAGCAGAATGGCTAGGAAAAGAATTTAATGTGATTGATACAGGCGGGATCGATTTAGGTGATGAACCATTTTTAGAACAGATTAAATACCAAGCTGAAATAGCTATGGATGAAGCAGATGTGATTATTTTTATCACAAGTGTAAAAGAACACATAACAGATGCAGATGAGAATGTAGCAAAAATTCTTTATCGTACAAACAAACCAGTCTTATTAGCTGTTAACAAAGTAGATAATCCTGAAATGCGTAACGATATTTTTGACTTTTATTCTTTAGGATTAGGGGAACCTTTCCCAATATCAGGAAGTCATGGTTTAGGAATTGGTGATTTGTTGGATGCAGCAATCAGCCACTTCCCAGAAGAGCAAGAAGAAGAGTATGATGATTCCGTTATAAAATTCAGCTTGATTGGTAGACCAAATGTTGGGAAATCATCACTTGTAAATGCTATATTAGGAGAAGATCGAGTGATTGTTTCGAGTATTGCAGGAACGACTCGTGATGCTATCGATACAGCTTTTGTAGGCGAAGACGGAACTGAATTTGTGATGATTGATACTGCTGGAATGCGTAAAAAAGGGAAAGTTTATGAAAATACTGAAAGATATAGTGTTTTAAGAGCCCTAAGAGCAATCGAACGTTCTGATGTTGTTTTATGTGTATTGAATGCTGAAGAAGGTATTAGAGAGCAAGATAAAAAAGTTGCTGGATATGCTCATGAAGCCGGAAAAGGAATCATCATTGTTGTAAATAAATGGGATACTCTTGAAAAAGATAACCACACAATGAAAGCATTTGAAGAACAAATTAGAAGTGAATTTTTGTATCTAAGCTATGCACCAATCATATTTGTGTCAGCTTTAACGAAACAACGTCTAAATAAACTTCCTGAAATTATCGAGCGAGTAAGTATGAATCAAAACTTACGCATTCAATCAGCTACCTTGAATGAAGTCATATTAGATGCAGTGGCTATGAATCCAACTCCAACGGATAAAGGAAAACGATTGCGTATTTATTATGCTACTCAAGTAGCCGTTAAACCGCCAACGTTTGTAGTGTTTGTGAATGAACCCGAAATGATGCATTTCTCTTATGCTCGTTTCTTAGAAAATCGCATTCGTGATGCCTTTACTTTTGAAGGAACACCGATTCATTTGATCGTAAGAAGAAGGAAATAA